A genomic stretch from Colwellia sp. Arc7-635 includes:
- the yiaY gene encoding L-threonine dehydrogenase, with amino-acid sequence MSTSFYMPSLNVMGSGSLAEAIIYIKAQGFKQGLIVTDKVLNDIGIVKNFTDLLDEQHIASVVFDKAQPNPTIANVNAGLAVLKQHDCDFVVSLGGGSPHDCAKGIALVASNGGEIADYEGVDQSKKPQLPLIAINTTAGTASEMTRFAIITDEKRHVKMAIVDKHTTPVLSVNDPSLMVGMPASLTAATGMDALTHAVEAYVSIAATPITDAVALKAIELIQANLPTAVEHGDNIVAREQMAYAQFMAGMAFNNASLGYVHAMAHQLGGFYDLPHGVCNAVLLPHVQRYNAQVCPERLGDIANSLGVNVLNMTAEQGADAAIAAIVKLAKTVGIPSGLTSLGVKTSDISLLADNALKDVCGLTNPKQATHEEICHIFQAAM; translated from the coding sequence ATGAGTACATCGTTTTATATGCCGTCTTTAAACGTAATGGGCAGTGGTAGTTTAGCTGAAGCTATTATCTATATAAAAGCGCAAGGCTTTAAGCAAGGATTAATCGTTACCGACAAAGTGTTAAACGATATAGGTATAGTCAAAAACTTTACTGATTTACTCGACGAACAACACATCGCCAGTGTGGTATTTGATAAAGCTCAACCTAATCCAACAATTGCTAATGTTAATGCAGGTTTAGCCGTACTAAAACAACATGATTGCGACTTTGTTGTTTCTTTAGGCGGCGGTTCACCGCATGATTGTGCCAAAGGCATCGCATTAGTTGCTAGCAATGGTGGCGAAATAGCAGATTACGAGGGTGTAGATCAGTCTAAAAAACCACAGTTACCGTTAATTGCCATTAATACTACGGCAGGTACTGCTTCAGAAATGACTCGCTTTGCAATTATTACCGATGAAAAACGTCACGTAAAAATGGCCATTGTTGATAAGCATACGACGCCAGTGTTATCAGTTAATGATCCGTCATTAATGGTAGGCATGCCAGCATCATTAACCGCAGCAACGGGCATGGACGCGCTAACACATGCGGTTGAAGCCTATGTATCTATTGCTGCTACCCCAATTACCGATGCGGTAGCCTTGAAAGCTATCGAACTTATTCAAGCTAACTTACCAACAGCTGTCGAGCACGGTGATAATATTGTCGCTAGAGAGCAAATGGCCTACGCACAGTTTATGGCCGGTATGGCATTCAACAATGCCTCGTTAGGTTATGTTCATGCTATGGCACATCAACTTGGTGGTTTTTATGACTTACCTCATGGTGTATGTAATGCAGTCTTATTACCACATGTACAGCGTTATAACGCACAAGTATGTCCTGAGCGTTTAGGAGATATTGCTAATAGCCTGGGTGTTAATGTACTAAATATGACAGCTGAGCAGGGTGCGGATGCAGCCATTGCCGCTATTGTAAAGTTAGCTAAAACAGTTGGTATTCCATCAGGATTAACGTCGTTAGGTGTTAAAACTAGTGATATTTCATTACTGGCTGACAATGCTTTAAAAGATGTTTGTGGCTTAACCAACCCTAAACAAGCAACGCATGAAGAGATTTGTCATATCTTCCAAGCAGCGATGTAA